The Dendrosporobacter quercicolus genome includes a window with the following:
- a CDS encoding phosphotriesterase family protein, whose amino-acid sequence MTQKIMTVCGPIEGDQLGVTSMHEHVLSDCSMFRSRPRKAFISAGRSTVKPEDKLTLANRSAVRHNIALSLDNLKLDDETVMKKEVEYFKDSGGNAIVEVSAPGIRSSAADLTAIRRISEQTGVHIIASTGLYAEYTWPDDFRQMNFTAFVKFLRDEIDTGIGESGILPGHIKAAYEVNKQPLEEYLRAAACVSRETGLSLQVHLGPDVTPEEVWRNVIRPLLAGGCIPEKTILCHVQLLMGVLSLERLINAPGQIPFDLSLHRQLLKQGFILSFTPFGLEADDEPLGIAHYSDWYILSGLAALIREGYAGQLVIGNDVFTKLATCHGGGEGYCRLTGFVAPTLKKCGISEQDIEQLTVHNPRKILAY is encoded by the coding sequence ATGACCCAAAAGATTATGACTGTTTGCGGTCCGATTGAGGGGGATCAACTGGGGGTTACTTCAATGCACGAGCATGTTTTGTCCGATTGTTCAATGTTTCGCAGCCGTCCAAGAAAAGCTTTTATTTCCGCCGGAAGAAGTACGGTAAAGCCGGAAGACAAGCTTACTTTGGCCAACCGGTCTGCGGTACGTCACAATATTGCTCTGTCTCTGGATAATTTAAAGCTGGATGATGAAACGGTGATGAAGAAAGAGGTAGAGTATTTTAAGGATAGCGGCGGCAATGCCATTGTTGAAGTAAGTGCTCCCGGCATTCGAAGTTCGGCGGCTGATTTGACGGCGATTCGACGAATCAGTGAGCAGACAGGCGTTCATATTATCGCTTCTACCGGACTTTATGCCGAATATACCTGGCCGGATGATTTCCGGCAGATGAATTTCACTGCTTTTGTAAAGTTTTTGCGCGACGAAATTGATACCGGCATTGGGGAAAGCGGAATACTGCCCGGGCATATCAAGGCAGCTTATGAGGTTAATAAACAACCGCTGGAGGAATACTTACGGGCGGCAGCCTGTGTTTCGAGGGAAACAGGCTTGTCGCTGCAGGTCCACCTGGGGCCGGATGTTACGCCGGAAGAAGTATGGCGCAATGTAATCCGGCCTTTGCTGGCGGGAGGCTGTATACCTGAAAAAACAATTCTCTGCCATGTTCAATTGCTGATGGGCGTACTTTCCCTGGAGCGCCTGATCAATGCGCCGGGCCAGATACCATTTGATCTCAGCCTGCACCGCCAATTGCTTAAACAGGGATTTATTCTTTCATTTACTCCGTTTGGGCTTGAGGCTGATGATGAACCGCTGGGTATAGCCCATTATTCAGACTGGTATATTTTGTCCGGACTGGCTGCTTTGATCAGGGAAGGTTATGCCGGGCAGCTGGTGATCGGCAATGATGTGTTCACTAAGCTGGCGACCTGTCACGGCGGTGGTGAAGGCTATTGCCGGCTTACGGGATTTGTAGCGCCGACGCTGAAAAAATGCGGAATTTCCGAACAGGATATTGAACAGCTAACCGTACATAATCCCCGGAAAATACTGGCTTATTGA
- a CDS encoding ABC transporter substrate-binding protein — translation MNLKKKMSIVAMTVIAALLLTACGQKPVAKTEDYVVKIGYTGSLCEAPVHIAVEKGFFAEEGLKVDILKLAPGTVFEAITAGKVDASFGLLASLIQPLSNGLPIKVTTGLHTGCDKVLVPKDSGISKLTDLKGKRIGVPSMTSSPIIFAKRALADAGVGVSEKNMEVEFAVFSASDLPIALQNGSIDAIAMNDPTAAVAQREYNLTNLIDSAVDEPYKHQYCCSAYVSDALAQEHPELAAKYTRAMQKASAWIQKNQDETAKIQVEKKWVAGEAEFNAEILKTYNYIPSVKGAYEAFGITAKQLQTVGMLDSGVDTEALHKNSFIFLENVQDSVQ, via the coding sequence ATGAATTTAAAAAAGAAAATGTCTATTGTTGCCATGACGGTAATAGCTGCCTTGTTACTGACCGCCTGCGGACAAAAGCCGGTAGCCAAGACGGAAGATTATGTCGTGAAAATCGGTTATACCGGCAGCTTGTGCGAAGCTCCGGTCCATATCGCAGTGGAAAAAGGCTTTTTTGCCGAAGAAGGGTTGAAGGTTGATATACTTAAACTGGCGCCGGGAACTGTTTTTGAAGCAATCACTGCCGGAAAGGTCGACGCAAGCTTTGGTCTGCTGGCCAGCCTGATCCAGCCGCTTTCCAACGGCTTGCCCATTAAGGTGACCACCGGGCTGCACACCGGTTGCGACAAAGTGCTTGTGCCCAAAGATTCCGGCATCAGTAAGCTTACCGATTTAAAAGGCAAACGGATTGGCGTGCCCAGCATGACCAGCAGTCCGATTATTTTCGCCAAACGCGCTTTGGCTGACGCCGGTGTCGGCGTGAGCGAAAAAAATATGGAAGTGGAATTCGCTGTATTCAGCGCCAGCGACCTTCCCATTGCTTTACAGAATGGTTCAATTGATGCTATCGCCATGAATGACCCGACTGCGGCTGTGGCTCAAAGAGAATATAATTTAACTAATCTGATCGATTCCGCAGTGGATGAACCATACAAACATCAATATTGCTGCTCAGCTTATGTAAGTGATGCTTTGGCCCAGGAACATCCTGAACTTGCCGCCAAATACACCCGTGCGATGCAAAAGGCCAGTGCCTGGATTCAAAAAAACCAGGACGAAACAGCCAAAATTCAGGTTGAGAAAAAATGGGTTGCCGGCGAGGCCGAGTTTAATGCCGAAATTTTAAAAACATATAACTATATCCCCTCGGTCAAAGGAGCTTACGAGGCGTTTGGCATAACGGCCAAGCAGCTGCAAACAGTTGGTATGCTGGATAGTGGCGTTGATACGGAAGCTTTGCATAAAAACAGCTTTATTTTCCTGGAAAACGTCCAGGATTCGGTTCAATAA
- a CDS encoding epoxyqueuosine reductase, translating into MAITKQQISKYARTLGANLIGFAPASRWDEYDEVEADYRPAAIWPETNTVIVLGVPVLLPVIETTPSINYVELYDTTNTLLDQIAYRLAVYLTEKGYGSIFMPRDAYGDIQVLVDKPVAAFSHVFAGKYAGLGTIGYSHVLLNRQYGPRVRYVSVFTRLKIAPDNVLETDLCTKCRVCQRLCPTQAFTTRDDRIIALMDKHACARHHAQLRQEHRYPCGICVKVCPVGEDRQVFNSNDIGLYLQEKESIRKNPDDPRYKRWVHMRRHGSNGERLF; encoded by the coding sequence ATGGCGATCACTAAGCAGCAAATTAGCAAATATGCCCGGACTCTTGGGGCCAACCTGATCGGGTTTGCTCCGGCCTCGCGCTGGGATGAATATGATGAAGTAGAAGCCGATTACCGGCCGGCGGCTATCTGGCCTGAGACCAACACGGTGATTGTCCTGGGTGTGCCGGTATTGCTGCCGGTCATTGAGACAACACCGTCAATTAACTATGTTGAATTATATGACACCACCAATACCCTGCTTGATCAGATTGCTTACCGTCTGGCGGTGTATCTGACGGAAAAAGGCTATGGATCGATATTTATGCCCCGTGATGCCTATGGGGATATTCAGGTGCTGGTGGACAAGCCGGTGGCGGCGTTTAGCCATGTGTTTGCCGGCAAATATGCGGGACTGGGTACTATCGGCTACAGCCACGTGCTGCTTAACCGGCAGTACGGGCCAAGGGTGCGGTATGTTTCCGTTTTTACCCGGCTGAAAATTGCGCCAGATAATGTTCTGGAAACTGATTTGTGTACAAAATGCCGGGTATGTCAGAGGCTGTGCCCGACACAGGCTTTTACAACCCGGGACGACCGAATTATCGCGCTGATGGATAAGCATGCCTGTGCGCGCCACCACGCCCAATTGCGTCAGGAGCACCGCTATCCGTGCGGCATTTGCGTCAAGGTCTGCCCGGTGGGTGAGGACCGGCAGGTGTTTAACAGCAATGATATTGGTTTGTATTTGCAGGAAAAAGAGAGCATTCGTAAAAATCCGGATGATCCCCGGTATAAAAGATGGGTGCATATGCGCCGGCATGGCTCGAACGGTGAACGATTATTTTAA
- a CDS encoding ABC transporter substrate-binding protein, which produces MIKVKCKALSVFAIIFSVMIAGCGGGTDKQTAQQTGKQVVEFKYPELVYYDFIYLADELGYFKDAGVRPKYIGKLATGQVIPSLVNGSIDIATRHTPVVIAAIASGADIKIFAAGSQSTKQWPHMKYFVKADSEIKSIKDFAGKTIGLNSFGACSEYVTKKYLQENGADPASINFKTAPEDQQEVPLLRGDTDIAIIHPPASGRTSANTAQFRLLFSDYDIDQGLSGMCPYSVNGDFARAHPEAVKELTEILIKTAKWNNEHQEEARAIMARRFNIDVNQAEMYEFYPDQLVPEEGVKYWIDRLVAANKLAPGQVTPEQIYTNEYNPTQK; this is translated from the coding sequence ATGATCAAGGTTAAATGTAAGGCGCTCAGTGTATTTGCCATCATTTTTAGTGTGATGATTGCCGGGTGCGGCGGCGGTACGGACAAGCAGACTGCACAACAAACCGGGAAGCAGGTAGTGGAATTCAAGTATCCGGAACTGGTTTATTATGATTTTATTTATCTGGCCGATGAACTGGGTTATTTTAAGGATGCCGGGGTGCGCCCCAAATATATTGGCAAACTGGCTACCGGTCAGGTCATTCCCTCGCTGGTTAACGGATCGATTGACATTGCTACCCGCCATACACCGGTCGTCATTGCCGCGATAGCGAGCGGGGCGGATATAAAGATTTTTGCCGCAGGCAGCCAGTCTACCAAGCAATGGCCTCATATGAAGTATTTTGTGAAAGCAGATTCAGAGATTAAGTCCATTAAAGATTTTGCCGGAAAAACGATTGGTTTGAACAGCTTTGGCGCTTGCTCGGAATATGTAACCAAGAAGTACCTGCAGGAAAACGGCGCTGACCCGGCCAGCATCAATTTTAAGACTGCACCGGAAGATCAGCAGGAAGTTCCGCTGCTGCGCGGCGATACCGATATTGCCATTATCCACCCGCCGGCGTCTGGCCGTACTTCAGCCAATACGGCGCAGTTTAGATTGTTATTCAGTGATTACGATATCGACCAGGGGTTGAGCGGCATGTGCCCGTATTCGGTTAATGGCGATTTTGCCAGAGCACATCCGGAAGCGGTAAAAGAATTAACGGAAATTCTGATCAAAACCGCCAAATGGAATAACGAGCATCAGGAAGAAGCCCGGGCCATCATGGCCAGGAGATTTAATATAGACGTCAATCAGGCGGAAATGTATGAGTTTTATCCGGATCAGCTTGTGCCGGAAGAGGGTGTAAAATACTGGATTGACAGGCTGGTTGCCGCAAATAAGCTTGCGCCGGGCCAGGTGACGCCTGAACAGATTTATACCAACGAATACAATCCCACGCAGAAATAA
- a CDS encoding ABC transporter permease produces MKKLADLFSSSFEKTAGLILFLALWEIAPQAGWVNSTYLSPPSAVYKAMIGLFQSGELSKHLLISLQRVLIGMAVSVIVGTVFGLFIGYFKRIERFLDALFQSFRQMSAFALFPVFILLFGVGELSKTIIIFWASLWPVLLNTSHGVKHVDWLVVQSVKSMGASRGFIFLKVILPAAAPDIFTGIRLGGSYCVMALVAAEMIGATAGLGYLIMYSQETFNIPEMYAGIVSLAIMGLGINYALKLIEKFFTNWKQDVSVGE; encoded by the coding sequence ATGAAAAAACTGGCTGACCTATTCAGCAGTTCCTTTGAAAAGACAGCCGGTCTTATTCTGTTTCTGGCATTGTGGGAAATAGCGCCGCAGGCCGGCTGGGTAAACTCTACTTATTTAAGCCCTCCTTCGGCGGTATACAAGGCGATGATCGGGCTTTTTCAAAGTGGAGAGCTGAGCAAGCACCTGCTGATTAGCCTGCAGCGTGTGCTGATTGGAATGGCGGTATCGGTGATTGTCGGTACGGTATTCGGATTATTTATCGGGTACTTTAAAAGAATCGAAAGATTTTTGGACGCCTTGTTCCAATCTTTCCGGCAGATGTCGGCCTTTGCCCTTTTTCCGGTGTTTATTCTGCTGTTTGGCGTAGGCGAGTTATCCAAAACGATCATTATTTTCTGGGCGTCACTTTGGCCGGTTTTGCTTAATACCAGCCATGGCGTAAAGCACGTTGACTGGCTTGTCGTTCAATCGGTTAAATCCATGGGGGCGTCGCGGGGCTTTATCTTTTTGAAAGTTATTCTGCCGGCGGCTGCGCCTGATATTTTTACCGGTATCAGGCTGGGCGGATCGTATTGCGTCATGGCGCTGGTAGCGGCTGAAATGATTGGCGCCACGGCAGGACTGGGATACCTTATTATGTATTCACAGGAAACCTTTAATATCCCGGAAATGTATGCCGGTATTGTCAGCCTGGCGATCATGGGACTGGGCATCAATTATGCGTTAAAGCTGATTGAAAAGTTTTTTACCAATTGGAAACAGGACGTTTCTGTTGGTGAATAA
- a CDS encoding trans-sulfuration enzyme family protein translates to METKAVHLGHAVDAPTGAIAPPIYLSTTYEREADGSYPRGYSYSRADNPNRHSLERVFAGLEGGAAAAAFSSGLAAIGAVFQALVPGDHVIAPNVLYHGTTRLLNDIFTPWNLQTSYVDTSDLAEIRAAVRPNTRIIFVETPANPTLAIADISAVAQIAETAGAKCVCDNTWATPVLQQPLALGADLVVHSTTKYFGGHSDVLGGAVVSKHADAFFDRIRHIQQIGGAVPSPFDCWLLLRGAQTLPCRIRNHSESAFKLAVFLSEHPLVERVYYPGLAAHPGYEIACRQMKSFGGMLSFAVKGGKQEALAVTGKLNIIIRGTSLGGVESLIEHRASIEGPDSKTPDNLLRLSAGLENVEDLIADLQQALG, encoded by the coding sequence ATCGAAACAAAAGCCGTCCATTTGGGGCATGCGGTTGATGCGCCTACGGGAGCCATTGCGCCGCCCATCTATCTTAGCACCACTTATGAGCGGGAAGCAGACGGCTCTTATCCCCGGGGATATAGCTACAGCCGCGCTGATAACCCCAACCGTCATAGTCTGGAACGGGTGTTTGCCGGCCTCGAAGGCGGAGCAGCCGCAGCGGCGTTTTCCTCAGGCCTGGCCGCTATTGGTGCGGTTTTTCAAGCACTGGTTCCAGGAGATCATGTAATTGCGCCGAATGTGTTGTATCATGGAACAACTAGGCTGCTAAATGATATTTTTACGCCTTGGAACTTACAGACGTCCTATGTTGATACGAGCGATTTAGCGGAAATTAGGGCAGCGGTCAGACCAAATACCAGGATCATCTTTGTGGAGACTCCGGCAAATCCCACGCTGGCCATTGCCGATATCAGCGCAGTTGCGCAAATCGCCGAGACCGCCGGCGCCAAGTGTGTATGTGACAATACCTGGGCGACGCCGGTGTTGCAGCAACCCCTGGCATTAGGCGCGGATTTGGTTGTCCATTCTACGACCAAGTATTTTGGCGGCCACAGCGATGTATTGGGCGGCGCTGTGGTGAGTAAACATGCTGACGCCTTCTTTGACCGTATCCGTCATATTCAGCAAATTGGCGGCGCGGTGCCATCGCCGTTTGATTGCTGGCTGTTATTGAGAGGGGCGCAAACGCTGCCCTGCAGAATTCGCAATCACTCCGAAAGCGCTTTTAAACTTGCGGTTTTTTTGTCAGAGCATCCCCTGGTGGAGCGCGTTTATTATCCAGGCCTTGCCGCTCATCCCGGGTATGAAATTGCCTGCAGGCAAATGAAGTCATTTGGCGGAATGCTGTCTTTCGCGGTAAAGGGGGGAAAGCAGGAGGCCCTGGCTGTAACTGGCAAATTAAACATCATTATCCGGGGAACAAGTTTGGGCGGGGTAGAAAGCTTAATTGAGCATAGAGCTTCAATTGAAGGTCCGGACAGCAAAACGCCGGACAATTTGTTGCGATTGTCGGCAGGACTGGAAAATGTTGAGGATCTGATTGCCGATTTACAACAAGCCCTCGGATAA
- a CDS encoding MFS transporter, with protein MKHRFIGLLSAAHLCTDLNQGALPAILPFLMSSHSLNYAQAAGLVFAASFVSSIIQPLFGYFADKISKPWLMPGGLFLAGAGLACIGFLSSYWAVFFAVAVSGIGIAAFHPEAARIANQVSGEKKGTGVSIFSVGGNGGFALGPVIATAALLVWGIKGTFVLLIPCVLMSVYLFAQIPRLQVEQAVAQVKTSTSPAPANQWIPFYKLTFVVFCRSIIFYGLNTFLPLYWIGFFHQSAAVSGTVLTILFSAGVVGTLLGGRMADKFGYHKVIQFGFVLLWPLLLFFLATENLMLATFLLVPIGFALFASASPLVVLGQKYLPNRMGFASGITLGLAVSVGGIATPLLGWLADHYGLRSAFYLLAALPLLALLQSFALPVPELDRDRA; from the coding sequence ATGAAGCACCGTTTCATTGGGTTATTGTCTGCCGCCCATTTATGTACTGATCTCAACCAAGGCGCATTACCGGCCATTTTGCCGTTTCTAATGAGCAGCCACAGCCTCAATTATGCGCAGGCGGCAGGCCTGGTTTTTGCCGCCAGTTTTGTTTCTTCCATTATCCAGCCGCTATTTGGTTATTTTGCCGATAAAATTTCCAAGCCCTGGTTAATGCCGGGCGGTCTTTTTTTAGCCGGCGCCGGTTTAGCCTGTATTGGGTTTTTATCCAGTTATTGGGCTGTTTTTTTTGCTGTTGCCGTCAGCGGCATCGGCATCGCCGCCTTTCATCCCGAGGCGGCCCGTATTGCAAATCAGGTTTCCGGTGAAAAGAAAGGCACAGGGGTAAGTATTTTTTCCGTGGGTGGCAATGGCGGCTTTGCTTTGGGACCTGTGATCGCCACTGCGGCGCTTTTGGTCTGGGGAATCAAAGGAACGTTTGTCCTTTTGATTCCCTGCGTACTTATGTCGGTGTATTTGTTCGCGCAAATCCCCAGGCTGCAAGTTGAGCAGGCTGTAGCGCAGGTGAAAACCTCTACTTCGCCAGCGCCGGCAAATCAATGGATACCGTTTTACAAGCTCACTTTCGTTGTGTTTTGCCGGTCCATTATTTTTTATGGTTTAAATACCTTTCTACCATTATACTGGATTGGTTTCTTTCATCAGTCGGCGGCTGTCAGCGGCACAGTGTTGACCATTCTGTTTAGCGCCGGGGTAGTTGGCACTCTGTTGGGCGGCCGGATGGCAGACAAATTTGGTTACCATAAAGTAATCCAGTTTGGTTTTGTCCTGCTTTGGCCGTTGCTATTATTTTTTTTGGCTACTGAAAATCTTATGCTGGCGACTTTCCTGCTGGTACCGATCGGATTCGCGCTTTTTGCCTCAGCAAGTCCACTGGTGGTCTTGGGCCAGAAATATTTGCCCAATCGCATGGGCTTCGCGTCAGGGATTACTCTGGGGTTAGCCGTAAGTGTCGGCGGAATAGCCACACCGCTTTTGGGCTGGCTTGCCGATCATTACGGTTTACGGTCCGCTTTTTATCTTTTGGCCGCCTTGCCGTTGCTGGCTTTACTCCAGTCTTTTGCCTTGCCTGTGCCGGAACTGGACAGAGACAGGGCCTGA
- a CDS encoding ABC transporter ATP-binding protein: MVGEIKVEGVVKRFPQQDAPDVVALSGIDLNIAAGEFVSLIGPSGCGKSTLLRLIAGLNGADEGKLYIDGEEIHQPSYERGLVFQNPMLFPWLNVHDNVAFGLRARSIYKDNKQEVDKFIDLVGLAAFHKSYPHQLSGGMAQRASLARALVNHPKVLLLDEPLGALDAFTRMNMQDELIRIWQERRTTMIMVTHDVDEAIYLSDRVIVMTPRPAKIESHIEVRLSRPRARNNPEFLGLRSKILEILNFAGSVKEPNYYL, encoded by the coding sequence ATGGTAGGGGAAATAAAAGTTGAGGGAGTGGTTAAACGTTTTCCCCAGCAGGACGCACCGGATGTTGTCGCGCTCAGCGGCATTGACCTCAACATTGCCGCCGGCGAGTTTGTTTCGCTTATTGGCCCTTCCGGCTGCGGAAAATCGACGCTGCTGCGGCTGATTGCCGGCCTGAACGGGGCGGATGAAGGGAAATTGTACATCGATGGCGAGGAAATCCACCAGCCGTCTTATGAGCGGGGCCTGGTGTTTCAAAATCCGATGCTCTTTCCCTGGCTGAATGTCCATGATAATGTTGCTTTTGGTCTGAGAGCGCGCAGTATTTATAAAGACAACAAGCAGGAGGTGGATAAATTTATTGATTTGGTGGGTTTGGCGGCTTTTCACAAGTCGTATCCTCATCAGCTTTCCGGCGGCATGGCCCAGCGCGCATCTCTGGCGCGCGCCCTTGTCAATCATCCCAAAGTGCTGCTGTTGGATGAACCGCTTGGCGCACTTGATGCTTTCACCCGGATGAACATGCAGGATGAATTGATCCGCATCTGGCAGGAACGGCGGACAACCATGATTATGGTGACCCATGATGTTGATGAAGCTATTTATCTGTCAGACCGGGTGATTGTGATGACGCCAAGGCCGGCCAAAATTGAAAGCCACATTGAAGTCAGGCTTTCCAGACCCAGGGCGCGCAACAATCCCGAGTTTCTGGGTTTGCGTTCAAAAATTTTAGAAATCCTGAATTTTGCCGGAAGCGTTAAGGAACCGAATTATTATTTGTAG
- a CDS encoding Sapep family Mn(2+)-dependent dipeptidase yields MLTFKTQIQARQEEMIAITRRLIQFNTVESAAAANAPFGQGNRDALDFVLQLGHKWGFTVKDLDGYAGYLEFGAGQEVIAIIPHLDVVPAGDGWDYPPFGGKLAGGRIYGRGAADNKGPAVAALYAFKLVRDSGLPVNKRIRLVFGCDEESGFECVKYYIQAEGLPTAGFTPDGCFPVVNAEKGIITGTFAAALPAGTPNLRFTGGTAGNVVPHYAKAVFDGAVYEATGVAAHASTPELGDNAILKLARQLKSVTAHPVLDFLTIASAAGTLGIAAEDAISGKLTYNLGVIDVDENTARLSVNIRYPVTAKAGGIISKLQQAGAAYGFFFEDYTDSPSHYVPEDAALIKTLLQVYSQVTGLSGRPLSMGGGTYARALGNFVAFGARFPGEPSTAHQKNEFITVEALLKATEIYASAIYQLAGEQ; encoded by the coding sequence ATGTTAACGTTTAAAACGCAAATACAAGCCCGGCAAGAAGAAATGATTGCAATAACCCGGCGTTTAATCCAGTTTAATACAGTAGAATCGGCAGCGGCGGCGAACGCGCCTTTTGGGCAGGGAAACAGGGATGCGCTGGATTTTGTCCTGCAGTTAGGACATAAATGGGGGTTTACGGTTAAGGACCTGGACGGGTATGCGGGCTATCTGGAATTTGGCGCAGGTCAGGAAGTTATCGCCATTATTCCGCACCTGGATGTTGTTCCGGCCGGCGACGGCTGGGATTATCCTCCGTTTGGCGGTAAGCTGGCCGGCGGCAGAATATACGGCCGTGGCGCAGCAGATAACAAAGGGCCTGCCGTTGCCGCGTTGTATGCCTTCAAATTAGTCCGGGACAGTGGTTTGCCGGTAAATAAACGGATTAGGCTGGTTTTTGGCTGTGATGAGGAAAGCGGGTTTGAATGCGTCAAATATTACATTCAGGCCGAAGGCCTGCCGACCGCGGGTTTTACGCCAGACGGCTGCTTTCCGGTAGTTAACGCTGAAAAGGGCATAATCACAGGAACCTTTGCGGCAGCGCTGCCTGCCGGAACTCCAAACCTGCGATTTACGGGGGGGACAGCGGGCAATGTGGTGCCTCACTATGCAAAGGCGGTATTTGACGGAGCAGTCTATGAAGCAACCGGTGTTGCAGCGCATGCCTCTACTCCGGAACTCGGCGACAATGCGATCCTTAAGCTGGCAAGGCAATTAAAGTCAGTGACTGCCCATCCGGTATTGGATTTTTTGACGATTGCTTCAGCTGCCGGTACTTTGGGAATTGCGGCTGAGGACGCAATTTCCGGGAAACTGACTTATAACCTGGGCGTTATTGATGTGGACGAAAACACCGCCAGGCTGTCGGTCAACATTCGCTATCCTGTTACCGCCAAGGCTGGCGGAATCATCAGTAAATTACAGCAGGCCGGGGCAGCGTATGGTTTCTTTTTTGAAGACTATACCGATTCTCCGTCCCATTATGTGCCGGAAGATGCAGCATTGATAAAGACCTTGCTGCAGGTATATTCCCAGGTAACCGGACTGAGCGGCAGGCCGTTGTCGATGGGCGGCGGGACGTATGCCCGCGCGCTCGGCAATTTTGTGGCCTTTGGCGCGAGATTCCCCGGGGAGCCGAGCACTGCCCACCAAAAAAACGAGTTTATTACTGTGGAGGCCTTGCTGAAAGCAACAGAAATCTATGCCAGCGCTATTTATCAGCTGGCTGGGGAGCAGTAA
- a CDS encoding ABC transporter ATP-binding protein, with the protein MIKIQASQVRREFQVKSNTGKKEKLLVMDNFNLQVREGEFLSILGPSGCGKSTFLNILAGLDQHDGGEILVDGLPVKDRSFDRGLVFQGYALLPWRTVLENLEIGLEIRKIGKKERKAIARQYLDLVGLAAFANQYPHQLSGGMRQRVAIARVLAYQPNLLLMDEPFAALDAQTRETLQIELIKIWEADKKTIVFITHSIDEAILLSDRVAVMTARPGTIKDIIEVPLSRPRTEEIRNSAEFVRLRQYAWELIKDEVSKAQRLQTGAKESEDHEKTG; encoded by the coding sequence ATGATTAAGATACAGGCCAGTCAGGTTCGCCGCGAATTTCAGGTAAAAAGCAATACAGGGAAAAAAGAAAAATTACTGGTGATGGACAATTTCAATTTACAGGTTCGTGAAGGGGAGTTTCTGTCCATCCTGGGACCGAGCGGCTGCGGGAAATCCACCTTTTTGAATATATTGGCCGGTTTGGATCAGCATGACGGCGGAGAAATACTGGTTGACGGTCTGCCGGTAAAAGACCGGAGCTTTGATCGCGGGCTGGTGTTTCAGGGCTATGCGTTATTGCCATGGCGGACGGTGCTGGAGAATTTGGAAATTGGTCTGGAAATTCGCAAAATCGGCAAAAAAGAACGCAAAGCCATTGCCCGGCAGTATTTGGATTTAGTGGGATTAGCGGCGTTTGCCAATCAATATCCTCATCAATTGTCAGGCGGTATGCGCCAGCGTGTTGCCATTGCCCGGGTTCTGGCTTACCAGCCGAATCTTTTATTGATGGATGAGCCTTTTGCAGCGCTGGATGCACAGACGCGGGAAACCCTGCAGATTGAATTAATTAAAATTTGGGAAGCGGATAAAAAAACCATTGTGTTTATTACCCATAGCATCGATGAAGCGATTTTGCTGTCAGACCGGGTAGCGGTTATGACGGCAAGACCGGGAACGATTAAGGATATCATTGAAGTGCCCTTATCACGGCCAAGAACGGAGGAAATCCGCAACTCAGCCGAATTTGTCCGGCTCAGGCAGTATGCCTGGGAGCTTATTAAGGATGAAGTAAGCAAAGCGCAGAGGTTGCAAACCGGGGCGAAAGAGAGTGAAGACCATGAAAAAACTGGCTGA